One stretch of Juglans microcarpa x Juglans regia isolate MS1-56 chromosome 3D, Jm3101_v1.0, whole genome shotgun sequence DNA includes these proteins:
- the LOC121255280 gene encoding DNA-directed RNA polymerases II, IV and V subunit 11-like: MNGPDHYEHFVVPQGTKKVSYETDPKIINVVLFTIKREDHTIGNILCMQLHKDPNVLFAGYKLPHPLSIKSLLELVVINPFSTTTLYARNYKLYMMKNLPTETYIHGE, from the exons atGAACGGTCCTGACCACTATGAACATTTTGTCGTCCCTCAAGGCACCAAAAA GGTGTCGTACGAGACGGACCCGAAGATAATCAACGTTGTGTTGTTCACCATCAAGAGGGAGGACCACACAATCGGCAACATTCTTTGCAT GCAATTGCACAAGGACCCGAATGTTTTATTCGCCGGGTACAAGCTTCCTCACCCCCTTAGCATAAAATCATTATTAGa GCTCGTTGTTATAAACCCATTTAGTACTACCACGTTATATGCAAGAAATTATAAGCTCTACATGATGAAGAACTTGCCCACTGAAACATATATTCATGGTGAATAA
- the LOC121256618 gene encoding glutathione S-transferase T3, with product MDSEEHGNMFFTSLLTQEPELDHIYVGQGEHPMTLDDSPPPPQVQPPSQRKSVRGANFTPEEDKLLVSAWLNTSIDAIQGTDQKHAQLWEKVSEYFNDYKESTNERSVGSLIHRWSAIQKVTNKFCAKLTQVEGLNQSDKTEQDKVMYQSLEKTTFQFEHCWQLLKDQPKWNQRCTKDGTKRRSMMSPTYSRTSAVATNSPIDSVGGTVGENLESNDVIEFDRPLGRKAEKGKRKAQGRALDELVELSKKRYSLLEESRAQEKEFFRLKAEKMAYEREMEGNKSRQEDERLRLEAEKLEIARLEREERIMLLDVSTLNEVQQVYFQQLQREILARRNASSD from the exons atggaCTCAGAAGAGCATGGAAATATGTTCTTCACCAGCCTCCTGACTCAGGAGCCTGAACTTGACCACATTTATGTTGGTCAAGGTGAACATCCCATGACTTTGGATGACTCTCCACCCCCGCCCCAAGTACAGCCTCCCTCTCAAAGAAAATCAGTTAGGGGTGCAAACTTCACCCCCGAAGaagacaagttacttgtctCTGCATGGCTGAATACTAGCATTGATGCCATCCAAGGAACGGACCAAAAACATGCCCAACTTTGGGAAAAAGTTAGTGAATACTTCAATGATTATAAAGAAAGTACAAATGAGCGGAGTGTTGGGTCCTTAATACATCGGTGGTCTGCCATTCAAAAGGTGACGAACAAATTTTGTGCTAAACTCACTCAAGTTGAAGGGCTGAATCAAAGTGACAAAActgagcaagacaag GTCATGTACCAATCGCTTGAGAAAACGACTTTTCAGTTCGAGCATTGTTGGCAGCTATTGAAGGATCAGCCGAAATGGAATCAGCGTTGCACAAAGGACGGGACAAAGCGAAGGTCGATGATGTCCCCTACATATTCGCGTACATCAGCAGTGGCAACTAATTCACCCATTGATTCAGTGGGTGGTACAGTGGGCGAGAATCTGGAAAGTAATGATGTCATCGAATTTGATAGGCCACTAGGGAGAAAAGCTGAGAAAGGAAAGCGTAAGGCCCAAGGCAGGGCCTTAGATGAGCTTGTGGAGCTCAGCAAGAAAAGATATAGTCTCCTAGAGGAGTCACGTGCTCAGGAGAAAGAATTTTTCCGACTCAAGGCTGAGAAGATGGCATATGAACGAGAAATGGAGGGAAATAAATCTAGACAAGAGGACGAGAGATTAAGGTTGGAGGCGGAGAAACTGGAAATCGCCCGGTTGGAGAGAGAGGAGCGCATAATGTTGCTCGATGTCAGTACGTTAAATGAAGTTCAGCAAGTATATTTCCAGCAACTTCAAAGAGAGATATTGGCGCGACGCAATGCATCCTCAGATTGA
- the LOC121255282 gene encoding uncharacterized protein LOC121255282, whose protein sequence is MARSFFRKLLTYLSSDDELDAVINVEADGESSRHHGNRQRRKFIRRDHIQGHEHLFCDYFAENPITTALRMLAYGVTGDFMDEYIRIGESTAMESLKKFCKTIVTVFSYEYLRSPNANDIARLLVVGEQRGFPGMLGSIDCMHWKWKNCPAAWKGMYSGHIREPTIILEAVASYDLWIWHAFFGMLGSHNDINVLERSFIFMELAQGRAPPINYTINGNDYTMGYYLADGIYPKWSTFVKTIPSPQGNKKKNFATAQESARKDVERAFGVLQQRFAIVRGPSRLFKVNDLTNIMKACVILHNMIIEDERDDSQGLNMEYDQLDDDLLELSCNPTNEFINFIQRHHEIRDSSAHHQLQADLIEHHWQLYSQQ, encoded by the exons ATGGCTCGTTCTTTCTTTCGCAAATTACTTACATACTTATCATCTGATGATGAGCTGGATGCTGTTATTAATGTCGAGGCTGATGGAGAGTCATCGAGACATCATGGCAATCGCCAACGTCGTAAGTTTATTCggcgtgatcatattcaagggcatgAGCACCTTTTTTGTGACTATTTCGCAGAAAATCCA ataaccACAGCACTTAGAATGCTGGCCTATGGGGTTACtggagattttatggatgaatacatacGTATTGGAGAAAGCACCGCAATGGAGAGCCTCAAAAAATTTTGCAAGACAATCGTAACtgttttttcatatgaatatttGCGGTCTCCAAATGCCAATGATATTGCTCGCTTGCTTGTTGTTGGTGAACAACGGGGATTCCCAGGAATGTTAGGaagcattgattgcatgcattggaagtggaaaaattgTCCTGCTGCCTGGAAAGGTATGTACTCTGGCCACATCcgtgaaccaactattattttagaagcagttGCTTCATATGATCTCTGGATATGGCATGCATTCTTTGGTATGCTCGGTTCACATAACGATATTAATGTGCTAGagagatcttttattttcatggaaCTTGCCCAAGGGCGTGCTCCACCAAtcaattacacaatcaatggcAACGACTACACTATGGGGTACTACCTTGCCGATGGTATTTATCCCAAGTGGTCAACGTTTGTGAAGACGATTCCATCACCCCAagggaataagaaaaaaaactttgcCACAGCACAAGAATCTGCAAGAAAAGATGTCGAGCGTGCCTTCGGGGTACTTCAACAACGATTTGCAATCGTTCGTGGACCTTCTCGATTATTCAAAGTCAATGacctaacaaatataatgaaagcatgTGTTATTCTACATAACATGATCATTGAGGACGAGCGTGATGATAGTCAGGGTTTGAACATGGAGTATGATCAACTTGATGATGATCTTCTAGAATTATCGTGCAATCCAACTAACGAGTTTATCAACTTCATTCAGCGCCATCATGAAATTAGAGACAGCTCGGCACATCATCAACTACAAGCAGATTTAATTGAACATCACTGGCAATTATATTCCCAACAATAG